A single window of Ovis aries strain OAR_USU_Benz2616 breed Rambouillet chromosome 24, ARS-UI_Ramb_v3.0, whole genome shotgun sequence DNA harbors:
- the LFNG gene encoding beta-1,3-N-acetylglucosaminyltransferase lunatic fringe isoform X2, giving the protein MWRDWRPGTLTPPQPHASKRSSLNKVAATARLHGRPRPPTAFLGRDAGEQAGGGMRVRACGPLGCLLGRRGACLQRAGGAHPTPLPQSLLGPPSWRPHLSLWPGFRLRLDQEPGLPGEGGHPRWDPQPPSTHCIRPAHSGPSLVLVCTQDETRAWWPRRCGGCPLLPGLTAPSAGLGSALGTPGCAGRHALGGRQRKEHSSPCADGPRRAPAAPGPSPSGSPPSSVERSWQGWRSQVGIARASMRPRARPVCEPKLWPEVLGRVGAGSADPCAGPVRFPGPAPQTCQHLRRTLEAALAQGRRLAWRADHTASGAKGPVLRAPPGGPRGCGHTPARRTLCPARPS; this is encoded by the exons ATGTGGCGAGACTGGAGGCCCGGCACCCTCACACCCCCACAGCCCCACGCCTCCAAGCGCTCCTCTCTGAACAAAG TGGCGGCAACAGCGCGTCTGCACGGGCGGCCTCGGCCTCCCACGGCATTCCTGGGCCGAGATGCCGGCGAGCAGGCAGGGGGCGGGATGCGAGTCCGTGCGTGCGGGCCCCTGGGGTGTCTGCTCGGGAGGAGGGGCGCGTGCCTGCAGCGGGCAGGAGGGGCCCACCCTacccccctcccccagtcccttCTAGGCCCACCCAGCTGGCGGCCTCACCTGAGCCTGTGGCCCGGGTTCAGGCTCAGGCTGGACCAGGAGCCCGGGCTACCAGGAGAGGGTGGGCACCCCAGGTGGGACCCCCAGCCCCCGAGTACACATTGCATCAGGCCTGCACACTCTGGCCCCTCCCTTGTGCTCGTTTGTACCCAGGATGAAACCAGGGCCTGGTGGCCACGGAGGTGCGGGGGCTGTCCCCTGCTGCCCGGGCTCACAGCACCCTCCGCCGGGCTGGGCTCTGCACTCGGCACGCCTGGGTGCGCTGGGCGGCACGCGCTGGGCGGGcggcagaggaaggaacattccTCCCCGTGTGCCGACGGGCCCAGGCGGGCGCCGGCAGCGCCTGGCCCCTCCCCGTCGGGCTCCCCCCCTTCTTCTGTAGAGCGATCCTGGCAGGGGTGGAGGAGCCAGGTTGGCATAGCCAGAGCTTCGATGCGGCCTCGGGCAAGGCCCGTCTGTGAGCCAAAGCTGTGGCCGGAGGTGCTGGGCCGCGTGGGCGCAGGGAGCGCTGATCCCTGTGCGGGGCCTGTGCGGTTTCCCGGCCCAGCCCCGCAGACTTGTCAGCATCTCCGGAGAACCCTGGAGGCTGCTTTGGCTCAGGGAAGGCGACTGGCTTGGCGGGCTGACCACACGGCCAGCGGTGCGAAGGGCCCTGTCCTGAGGGCCCCGCCTGGGGGACCGCGGGGCTGTGGCCACACCCCTGCCCGCCGGACCTTGTGCCCAGCCCGGCCCAGTTAA
- the LFNG gene encoding beta-1,3-N-acetylglucosaminyltransferase lunatic fringe isoform X1 — translation MLKRCGRRLLLALAGALLACLLVLTADPPPPPVPAERGRRALRSLAGPSGAATAPGLEAAAAVAPGAPVREVRSLSEYFSLLTRSRRDAGPSPGGASRPADGRPRPPAEPLAPSDVFIAVKTTKKFHRARLDLLLETWISRHEEMTFIFTDGEDEALARRTGHVVNTNCSAAHSRQALSCKMAVEYDRFIESGRKWFCHVDDDNYVNVRALLRLLGSYPHTQDVYLGKPSLDRPIQATERVSENTVRPVHFWFATGGAGFCISRGLALKMSPWASGGHFMSTAERIRLPDDCTIGYIVEALLGVPLVRCGLFHSHLENLQQVPASELHEQVTLSYGMFENKRNAVHIKGPFSVEADPSRFRSVHCHLYPDTPWCPHTAIF, via the exons ATGCTCAAGCGCTGCGGCCGCCGCCTGCTGCTGGCGCTGGCGGGCGCGCTGCTTGCCTGCCTGCTGGTGCTCACGGCCGACCCGCCGCCGCCCCCGGTGCCCGCTGAACGCGGTCGGCGCGCGCTGCGCAGCCTGGCGGGCCCCTCGGGGGCGGCCACGGCGCCTGGactggaggcggcggcggcggtggcgccCGGGGCGCCCGTCCGCGAGGTGCGCAGTCTGTCCGAGTACTTCAGCCTGCTCACCCGCTCTCGCAGAGACGCGGGCCCATCGCCCGGGGGCGCCTCCCGCCCCGCTGACGGCCGTCCGCGGCCCCCGGCCGAGCCGCTGGCCCCAAGCGACGTCTTCATCGCGGTGAAGACCACCAAAAAGTTTCATCGCGCGCGTCTCGACTTGCTTCTGGAGACGTGGATCTCGCGCCACGAGGAGATG ACGTTCATTTTCACGGATGGGGAAGACGAGGCGCTGGCCAGGCGCACGG GCCACGTGGTCAACACGAACTGCTCGGCCGCCCACAGCCGCCAGGCGCTGTCCTGCAAGATGGCCGTGGAGTATGACCGCTTCATCGAGTCAGGGAGGAA GTGGTTCTGCCACGTGGATGACGATAACTACGTGAACGTGCGTGCCCTGCTGAGGCTGCTGGGCAGTTACCCGCACACACAGGACGTCTACCTGGGCAAGCCCAGCCTGGACAGGCCCATCCAGGCCACAGAGCGGGTCAGCGAAAACACGGTG CGTCCTGTCCACTTCTGGTTTGCCACCGGCGGGGCTGGCTTCTGCATCAGCCGAGGGCTAGCCCTGAAGATGAGCCCCTGGGCCAG CGGAGGCCACTTCATGAGCACGGCCGAGCGGATCCGGCTGCCTGACGACTGCACCATCGGCTACATCGTGGAGGCGCTGCTGGGCGTGCCCCTCGTGCGCTGTGGGCTCTTCCACTCCCACCTGGAGAATCTGCAGCAAGTGCCTGCCTCCGAGCTCCACGAGCAG GTGACCCTGAGCTACGGCATGTTTGAAAACAAGCGGAACGCTGTCCACATTAAGGGGCCCTTCTCGGTGGAGGCTGACCCGTCGAG GTTCCGCTCTGTCCACTGCCATCTGTACCCGGACACACCCTGGTGCCCCCACACTGCCATCTTCTAG
- the TTYH3 gene encoding protein tweety homolog 3 isoform X1: MAGVSYAAPWWVSLLHRLPHFDLHWEATSSQFRPEDTDYQQALLLLGAAALAGLALDLLFLLFYSFWLCCRRRKSEEHLDADCCCTAWCVIIATLVCSAGIAVGFYGNGETSDGIHRATYSLRHANRTVAGVQDRVWDTAAALNRTAEPSLQSLERQLAARPEPLRAVQRLQGLLQTLLGYTAAIPFWRNTAVSLEALAEQVDLYDWYRWLGYLGLLLLDVAICLLVLVGLIRSSKGILVGVCLLGVLALIISWGALGLELAVSVGSSDFCVDPDTYVTRMVEEHSVLSGDILEYYLACSPHAANPFQQKLSGSHKALVEMQDVVAELLKTVSWEYPATKDPLLRVQEVLNGTEVNLQHLTALVDCRSLHLDYVQALTGFCYDGVEGLIYLALFSFVTALMFSSIVCSVPHTWQQKRGPDEDGEEEAAPGPRQAHDSLYRVHMPSLYSCGSSYGSEASIPAAAHTVSNAPVTEYMSQNANFQNPRCENTPLIGRESPPPSYTSSMRAKYLATSQPRPESSSSGH; this comes from the exons ATGGCCGGGGTCAGCTACGCGGCGCCCTGGTGGGTGAGCCTCCTGCACCGGCTGCCCCACTTCGACCTGCACTGGGAGGCCACCAGCAGCCAGTTCCGGCCCGAGGACACCGACTACCAGCAG gcgctgctgctgctgggggccGCCGCGCTGGCCGGCCTCGCCCTGGACCTCCTCTTCCTGCTCTTCTACTCCTTCTGGCTGTGCTGCCGGCGGCGCAAGAGCGAGGAGCACCTGGACGCCGACTGCTGCTGTACCGCCTGGTGCGTCATCATCGCCACGCTGGTCTGCAG CGCCGGTATCGCCGTGGGGTTCTATGGCAATGGGGAGACCAGTGACGGCATCCATCGGGCCACCTACTCTCTCCGCCACGCCAACCGTACTGTGGCAGGGGTCCAGGACCGC GTGTGGGACACGGCAGCCGCCCTGAACCGCACGGCGGAGCCCAGCCTGCAGAGCCTGGAGCGGCAGCTGGCCGCGAGGCCAGAGCCCCTGCGGGCGGTCCAGCGGCTACAGGGCCTGCTGCAGACACTGTTGGGCTACACGGCGGCCATCCCTTTCTGGAGGAACACAGCCGTGTCGCTGGAGGCGCTGGCCGAGCAGGTGGATCTCTACGACTGGTACAG GTGGCTGGGCTATCTGGGCCTGCTGCTGCTCGACGTGGCCATCTGCCTCCTGGTGCTGGTCGGCCTCATCCGCAGCTCCAAGGGGATCCTGGTAGG GGTCTGCCTGCTGGGGGTGCTGGCCCTGATCATCAGCTGGGGCGCCCTGGGCCTGGAACTGGCCGTGTCTGTG GGCTCCAGTGACTTCTGCGTGGACCCCGACACCTACGTGACCCGGATGGTGGAGGAGCACTCTGTGCTGAGCGGGG acatcctggagtactaCCTGGCCTGCTCACCTCACGCCGCCAACCCCTTCCAGCAG AAGCTGTCAGGCAGCCACAAGGCGCTGGTGGAGATGCAGGACGTGGTGGCTGAGCTCCTGAAGACTGTCTCGTGGGAGTACCCCGCCACCaag GACCCCCTGCTCCGTGTCCAGGAGGTGCTGAACGGCACAGAGGTGAACCTGCAGCACCTCACTGCCCTGGTGGACTGCCGCAGCCTGCACCTG GACTATGTGCAGGCCCTCACGGGCTTCTGCTACGACGGCGTCGAGGGCCTCATCTACCTGGCCCTCTTCTCCTTCGTCACGGCCCTCATGTTCAGCTCCATCGTATGCAGTGTCCCGCACACCTGGCAGCAAAAGAG AGGCCCCGAcgaggatggggaggaggaggccgcCCCAGGGCCTCGGCAGGCGCACGACAGCCTCTACCGTGTCCACATGCCCAGTCTGTACAGCTGTGGCAGCAGCTACGGCAGCGAGGCCAGCATCCCGGCTGCGGCCCACACCGTCAGCAACGCCCCAGTCACCGAGTACAT GAGCCAGAATGCCAATTTCCAGAACCCTCGCTGTGAGAACACCCCCCTCATTGGGCGCGAGTCCCCGCCGCCTTCA tACACTTCCAGCATGAGAGCCAAGTACCTCGCCACGAGCCAGCCTCGCCCCGAGTCCAGCAGCAGCGGGCACTAG
- the TTYH3 gene encoding protein tweety homolog 3 isoform X2 has product MAGVSYAAPWWVSLLHRLPHFDLHWEATSSQFRPEDTDYQQALLLLGAAALAGLALDLLFLLFYSFWLCCRRRKSEEHLDADCCCTAWCVIIATLVCSAGIAVGFYGNGETSDGIHRATYSLRHANRTVAGVQDRVWDTAAALNRTAEPSLQSLERQLAARPEPLRAVQRLQGLLQTLLGYTAAIPFWRNTAVSLEALAEQVDLYDWYRWLGYLGLLLLDVAICLLVLVGLIRSSKGILVGVCLLGVLALIISWGALGLELAVSVGSSDFCVDPDTYVTRMVEEHSVLSGDILEYYLACSPHAANPFQQKLSGSHKALVEMQDVVAELLKTVSWEYPATKDPLLRVQEVLNGTEVNLQHLTALVDCRSLHLDYVQALTGFCYDGVEGLIYLALFSFVTALMFSSIVCSVPHTWQQKRGPDEDGEEEAAPGPRQAHDSLYRVHMPSLYSCGSSYGSEASIPAAAHTVSNAPVTEYMSQNANFQNPRCENTPLIGRESPPPSRYLAALDSGGHTGWQFKPLNSA; this is encoded by the exons ATGGCCGGGGTCAGCTACGCGGCGCCCTGGTGGGTGAGCCTCCTGCACCGGCTGCCCCACTTCGACCTGCACTGGGAGGCCACCAGCAGCCAGTTCCGGCCCGAGGACACCGACTACCAGCAG gcgctgctgctgctgggggccGCCGCGCTGGCCGGCCTCGCCCTGGACCTCCTCTTCCTGCTCTTCTACTCCTTCTGGCTGTGCTGCCGGCGGCGCAAGAGCGAGGAGCACCTGGACGCCGACTGCTGCTGTACCGCCTGGTGCGTCATCATCGCCACGCTGGTCTGCAG CGCCGGTATCGCCGTGGGGTTCTATGGCAATGGGGAGACCAGTGACGGCATCCATCGGGCCACCTACTCTCTCCGCCACGCCAACCGTACTGTGGCAGGGGTCCAGGACCGC GTGTGGGACACGGCAGCCGCCCTGAACCGCACGGCGGAGCCCAGCCTGCAGAGCCTGGAGCGGCAGCTGGCCGCGAGGCCAGAGCCCCTGCGGGCGGTCCAGCGGCTACAGGGCCTGCTGCAGACACTGTTGGGCTACACGGCGGCCATCCCTTTCTGGAGGAACACAGCCGTGTCGCTGGAGGCGCTGGCCGAGCAGGTGGATCTCTACGACTGGTACAG GTGGCTGGGCTATCTGGGCCTGCTGCTGCTCGACGTGGCCATCTGCCTCCTGGTGCTGGTCGGCCTCATCCGCAGCTCCAAGGGGATCCTGGTAGG GGTCTGCCTGCTGGGGGTGCTGGCCCTGATCATCAGCTGGGGCGCCCTGGGCCTGGAACTGGCCGTGTCTGTG GGCTCCAGTGACTTCTGCGTGGACCCCGACACCTACGTGACCCGGATGGTGGAGGAGCACTCTGTGCTGAGCGGGG acatcctggagtactaCCTGGCCTGCTCACCTCACGCCGCCAACCCCTTCCAGCAG AAGCTGTCAGGCAGCCACAAGGCGCTGGTGGAGATGCAGGACGTGGTGGCTGAGCTCCTGAAGACTGTCTCGTGGGAGTACCCCGCCACCaag GACCCCCTGCTCCGTGTCCAGGAGGTGCTGAACGGCACAGAGGTGAACCTGCAGCACCTCACTGCCCTGGTGGACTGCCGCAGCCTGCACCTG GACTATGTGCAGGCCCTCACGGGCTTCTGCTACGACGGCGTCGAGGGCCTCATCTACCTGGCCCTCTTCTCCTTCGTCACGGCCCTCATGTTCAGCTCCATCGTATGCAGTGTCCCGCACACCTGGCAGCAAAAGAG AGGCCCCGAcgaggatggggaggaggaggccgcCCCAGGGCCTCGGCAGGCGCACGACAGCCTCTACCGTGTCCACATGCCCAGTCTGTACAGCTGTGGCAGCAGCTACGGCAGCGAGGCCAGCATCCCGGCTGCGGCCCACACCGTCAGCAACGCCCCAGTCACCGAGTACAT GAGCCAGAATGCCAATTTCCAGAACCCTCGCTGTGAGAACACCCCCCTCATTGGGCGCGAGTCCCCGCCGCCTTCA CGCTATCTGGCCGCCCTGGACTCTGGCGGCCACACGGGCTGGCAGTTTAAGCCCCTGAACAGTGCCTGA